A segment of the Planctomycetota bacterium genome:
CGTGCATGGTGGTGAGCATGGTGAACTGCTCGGGTTTGACCGCGCCGTTTCCGCCGAAGAGGGCCTTGCCGATTACGGGAACCGGCTGGTCCGGGTGCGCGAGCTGCCAGCGCAACGAAAGGGCCAGGAGCCCGGCGATGAAGAGGAAGACGAAGCTCGTGATCAGGAACTGCTTGCCGATGACCTTGTGATTGGTCGACCAGATGTAGCTTCGGAAGAACCCGAGCTTTTCGTGGCCGTGCCCGGAATCGTGCGCGTGGCTCATGGTCGTCTTAGTCCCTCCACCACTTCCAGATCGGCGCCGGCTCCGCCACTTCCTCCGCCTCCGCCTTGACCCAGTGCTCGTAGGCGGCGCGCGGGAGCACGGCCATGGTGCTCTTCATCCGGTAGTGCCCCTGCCCGCAGAGTTCCGCGCAGGCGATTTCGAAGATGCCGACGGCGTAGTCGCAGGAGTCCCACTCCTGTCCGTCCAGGACCTTGCCCTGGTAAAGGACGCTGACCTTCTTGCGGACCCCGTTGGGAAGCACCACGGGCTCGTAGCCCTTGGGGGTTTCCTGGTAGTTGGTCGTGGCCGGCGAGACGTCCACGGCGACCCGCTTGTCGTAATAGGCGCCGCCGGGCTCGAACGCCTTGGGGTCGTTCACCCAGATCTTCTTTTTCTCCCGGATGTCCCAGAGCCAGATCCGGTTCGGCTCGAACCACAGCTTCTGCCGCAGGCCGGGAACGGCGTCCTGCTTGACGCGCATATGGGGGATGAACATGCTGTGGATCACGTCCCGGGAACGCAGGTTGCAGACGACCTTGTTGCCGAAGGGGACGTTGAGACGCCCCACGGTGATGTCGTATTTCTTCTCCTCGGTAAGCTCTTTGGTGCCCGGATAGCGGTAGCTCCAGGAGAACGTCTCCGCCATGACGTCCACGGTCGTCACGTCCGGGCCCTTCGGGAAGCGGTCATGTTGCTTAATCATGTTCCAGGTGGGGATCTGCCAGAGGGCCAGCCCCAGGAGCATGAGCGCGGGAATCACGGTCCAGGTGATCTCGGCGACGTTGGATCCGTGGGTGTAGGCGGGACGGTGGCCGGGGCGGCGACGGTAGAGGATACAGAACGCGATGAGGAGCCCCTCCGTCAGCAGGAACATGCCTGTAACGACGTAGAAGATGACCTTATAGAGGAAGTCCACGTCCCGCGTATAGGTGGACGCCCCCGGAGGAAGCCAGAGCCCTCCTTCCTGGCCGGACGTGTCGTATCCCTGCGCCGCGGCGACTCCGCCCAGAAGCAGGACGAAGGACCCGGCGATTCCCAGTACACCCAAGCCGCGTCTTTTCAAGGCGA
Coding sequences within it:
- a CDS encoding cytochrome c oxidase subunit II is translated as MGVLGIAGSFVLLLGGVAAAQGYDTSGQEGGLWLPPGASTYTRDVDFLYKVIFYVVTGMFLLTEGLLIAFCILYRRRPGHRPAYTHGSNVAEITWTVIPALMLLGLALWQIPTWNMIKQHDRFPKGPDVTTVDVMAETFSWSYRYPGTKELTEEKKYDITVGRLNVPFGNKVVCNLRSRDVIHSMFIPHMRVKQDAVPGLRQKLWFEPNRIWLWDIREKKKIWVNDPKAFEPGGAYYDKRVAVDVSPATTNYQETPKGYEPVVLPNGVRKKVSVLYQGKVLDGQEWDSCDYAVGIFEIACAELCGQGHYRMKSTMAVLPRAAYEHWVKAEAEEVAEPAPIWKWWRD